The window GAATGATCACCTCGTTGATCAGCGGGTTGCCCAGGCGCGAGACCTGCACATACTTGCCCGAGTTCTGCACGCTGCCATCGCTGCGCAGCACGCGGCGGCTCTGGCGGCTGGCGCTGGCGTAGATGCCGATCACGGCCACCGGGTCATCGGCGTTTTTGGCCAGCTTGCCGGTGCGGGTCAGGTCTTTGATCGGCACCTGGATGGCGATCGTGTGCGTGTTGTAGCCGCCCACGCCATCAACGCCGGGGGCCGCGTCGAGCGGCAGCAGGTGCGCGCCGTTGAACGGCCGCAGGCCGGCCAGGTCGAAGATCGAGCCCAGGTCGACGAAGAACGGGTCGTCGCGCTGGCCGGCAAACACCATCACGTTGTCGGAGATCCTGCGCACGGCGGCGGCTGCCAGCGCCTCGTAGTTCGGCGTCGAGCGCGGGCCGACGTTCACCGGCGGGGTTGGGATGTTCTCGCCGATCGTGCTGGATTTGCCGTTCTTGATGCGCGTGACATCATAGTACTGCGGCATGTTCCAGTCTTTGTCGTCGAGCGAGTCGATCGGGCCAGTGTTGTACAGGAAGGTGTTCGGGTTGCGCAGCTTGGTGCGGAAGCGGAACTGGTAGGTGATGTCTTCCTTGGCGTCGCCGCTATTGTCGATCTTAATCTCGTAGAGCACGTCGTCGTCGAACGCAGCGAAGTTCGGGCCGCCGGCCGGCTCTTCGAGCGGGATGTAGTTGGCGACGATCGTGACGGTGTCGGGCTTGTCGGGGCTGACGAATGCGTATAGGTCGGTGTTGTCGGCGCCGGGGTCTTTGCTGATCAGCGGTGCCTCGCGGTGGCTCGACGCGCGGGTGGCGGCCGGCGCGAGCGTTATAAGCAGCGCGAACACGCCCACCAGTGCGAAGATTGATAGCATTACCTTACGTTTCACGTTTTTGCTCCTTAGTGCATTGTTAAGCTTGATACTGGTCTGCTGCGAAGTATCATCATCACTCCCCACTCAATGTTGCCGATCACCCCCTTTCCATAGTTAAGGCATATGCAGCATGCTATTTACAGGCAATGCGGTGGCCAGGCCAGCGTTTCGGGGCCGCTCGCCAGTAGCGCCCGGATGCATCGCGCAATAGCTGCGATCGATTGAATGAGCGCCCAATCAGCCCTGGCCCGGCATTTCGCCGCATATCGGCTGCACATTATTCAGTTTTTCGCGGGTTCTGCCCTACTATGCGCAGTGCGCCGCTGCGTTGGATGTATCCGGCCAGGCAATTGGCCAATCGCCTCGGCCAGCGATCACCGTGCGGGCCTGGCTGCTGCCTGCCCAACACCGCTTCGGGGCATAATGGCTGCAACCGCAGGTAGCCCGCGCCGCCCAAAATAAGGGCCGAGTAGGACTCGCGCAAGACCACGCTACGAACGTGCCGCTACACTAACGTCAGTCAACCAGCCGGCACTGTAATCCCAAACAATCCACCGCACGTCCTGCCGCACCAATGGCAGAAGTCGCTCTGGGGCTGCGACGTGCAGAAAGGCAGGTTTTCCATGCAGAATGCGGTAGCGATCCGGCCGGCAATCAGCCGCACAGGAGGAAAGCAGCGCGTGGAATCAACCCGATATACAACGGCCGATCACGATCCGCTCATAGGCGCGGCGTCGGATACAGAGCTACTCGCGTGGGTGTGCCGGGGCGAAGAGCCTGCGCTCGGCGGGCTGTACGATCGCTACCACCGCCTGGTCTACTCGATCGCCCTGCGGATCGTCGGCGAGCGCGAGCAGGCCGAGGAGGTGGTGCAGGATGTCTTTCAGGCGGTCTGGCAGTCGGCCGGCGGGTTTCAGCCAGGCGGGAGTGTGGCAGCCTGGCTGATCGGCATCGCGCGGCACCGCGCGATCGACGCGACGCGCTCGCGGCGGTTTCGCGCCCGCGCCCGCGAGGATCAGCTCGACGAGGCGCAGGTGGCGCACGCGGCCCCTGCCGCCGAGAGTGATGCCGAGGTGCTGATCGTGCGGGCGACGGTGCGCGCGGCGCTGGCCGAGCTACCCGCAGCTCAGCGCCAGGCGATCGAGCTGAGCTACTACGGCGGGCTAAGCCACGCCGAGATCGCCGATCGGCTGGGCGAACCAGTCGGCACCGTCAAATCACGCATGCGGCTGGGGCTGCTGAAGCTGCGCGATCTGCTCAAGGCCGAATAGCTCGTGCGATGTGCAGGTTCGCAGGTTCGCTACGCACGACGCACGACGCACGACGCACGACGCACTACAGACACAGGCAGGTTGCAAGTTCGCAGGGTGCCTCCTGACTCCTGCCTAATCCTTGCCGGCGCAGCCAGAACATGCTAGGATTGTCGGGCAGTTGTATAGTCAGGCTACGAGCGAGCGAATGACCGAGCGAATCTTGATTGTCGAAGACGAGGCCGAGATCGCCGATTACCTGCGGCGTGGGCTGGCGTTCGAGGGCTTTGCCGTCGAGCTAGCCGGCGATGGCGCGGCGGCACTGGCGGCTGCCCGCGACCGGCTGCCCGATCTGGTGGTGCTCGATCTCATGCTGCCGGGGCTCGATGGCATGGAGGTGGCGCGGCGCCTGCGCGCCGGGTCGAGCGTGCCGATCATTATGCTCACCGCGCGCGACTCAGTGACCGATCGGGTGGCCGGGCTGGAGTGCGGCGCCGACGATTACCTGGTCAAGCCGTTCGCGTTCGAAGAGCTGCTGGCGCGCATCCGCGTGCAGCTGCGCCGGCGCCACGCCCAGAACACCGGCGAGCTGCTACGCGTTGGGCCGCTCAGCCTCGATCTGGTCGCACACGAGGTGCGTGCCGGCGACCAGCGGGTGGTATTTACCGCCAAAGAGTTCGAGCTGCTCGAGCTGTTTATGCGCCACCCGCGCCAGGTGCTCACGCGCGATCTGCTCTACGAGCGGATCTGGGGCTACGATTTCGGCGGTGCCAGCAATGTGATCGAGGTCTACATTCGTGCGCTGCGCCAGAAGCTCGAGCAGGCCGGCCTGCCGCGGCTCATCCATACCATCCGCGGCGTTGGCTATGTGCTGCGCGACGACCCCTAGCGCCATGCGCACACGACCGCTATCGCTGCGCCTGCGGCTTGCGCTTGGCTACACCGCGTTCTTCAGCGTAGTGCTGCTGCTGCTGGGCATTGGCGTGGTGCTGGCGGTGCGCGCGGCCCTGATCGATGAGATCAAGCGCGAGCTGGCCGCCAGTAGCGATCTGATCCAGAACGACTTCGACGCCAGCAATATCAAGCTGGCCGACTACTTCGCCAACCCCAAGTTTCTCGATCGCACCCGCCCGCTGAGCGTCGAAGGGCTCGAGTCGCCGTCGCTGTATGTGCAGGCCGCCACCACCGATGGCCAGGTGATTGTCACTTCGGCCAGCCTGCAGCGGCGCACCCTGCCGCTCGGCCCCGAGCTGCGCGCCAGGGCGCTCGCCGGCGCCGATCAGATCGACGAGACGACACTTGGCGAGGCGCCGGTGCTGATGCTGGTGCGGCCCCTGCGCGACGAGCAGGCGATTGTTGGGGTGCTTCAGGTGGCCCAGCCGCTGCGCGAGATCAACCGCACACTCCAGCTGCTGATCATCAGCCTGGCGGCGATCAGCGTGCTTGCATTGCTGACGGCCCTGCGCGGCGGCGCCTGGCTGGCCGCCCGCGCGCTGCTGCCGGTAGGCCAGGTGGCGCACACCGCCCGCCAGATCGTGCGTGCCGAAGACCTCGCGCAGCGCGTGCCGCCGGCCACCGGTAGCGATGAGCTTGCACAGCTGACTGCCACAGTCAACGAGATGCTCGAGCGCCTCGACACACTATTCAACTCACAGCGCCGCTTCGTCGCCGATGTCTCGCACGAGCTGCGCACGCCGCTTACCGCAATGCGCGGCAATCTCGAGCTCTTGCGGCGTGGCGCCGCCCGCGACCCCGCCGCGCTCGATGCTGCGCTCGCCGCTATGGAGCGCGAGGTCAATCGGCTGGTGCGGCTGGCCAGCGATCTGCTGCTGCTGGCCCAGGCCGAGGCCGGTGTCGAGCTACGCCACGAGCCGGTAGCGCTCGACGAGCTGGTGCTCGAGGTGGTGCGCGATCTGGCCCCACTGGCCGGCGAGGTCGTGCTGCGGCCCGAGGTGGCCGAGCAGGTCGAGGTGATTGGCGATCGAGATCGCCTCAAGCAGGCACTGCTGAACATGGCCTACAACGCGCTCCAGCATACCCAACCCGGCGGCTGCGTGACGATCGCGCTGGCAGATGCCGGCAGCCGCGCCAGCCTGCTGGTGCGCGACACCGGTGCCGGCATCGCCGATGCCGATCTGCCCTATGTGTTCGACCGATTTTTTCGTGCCGACAAGGCTCGCTCGCGCACGGTCGGTGGGGCCGGGCTTGGGTTGGCGATCGTCAAGTGGGTGGCCGAGTCGCACGGCGGCGGCGTGTCGGCGCACAGCACCCTGGGCCAGGGCAGCGTGTTTAGCATGTGGCTGCCGGTTAGCCCTGCGGCGCCTTATTCCAGCCGGCCGCCGCCCGTGGGCAGCCGGCCGCCACCGTAGCGTAAGCGCCAGGGTGCTTCAGGCCAGCGCTCAGGAAGCCTGGCTCGCCGCATGGGTTTCGGGCAGCTCGCGCAGGCGCGCGGCCGCGCTCTCGGCCGTGATGTCGCGCTGAGCTTCGGCCAGCAGCTCGAAGCCGACCATGAACTTACGTACGCTGGCCGAGCGCAGCAGTGGCGGGTAGAAGTGCGCGTGCAGGTGCCACTCGGGATGCGCCTGGCCGTCGGTTGGTCGCTGGTGAAGGCCCATCGAGTAGGGGAACGACACATTGAACAGGTTATCGTAGCGCGTCGTCAAGCGCTTGAGGATGTCGGCCAGCCCGGCGCGTTCGTCGCCACGTAGGTCGGGCAGCGCGCCGGCCGGGCGCCGGCTGATCAGCAGCGTCTCGAATGGCCACACCGCCCAGAACGGCACCAGCGCCACGAAGTGATCGTTGGCGCACACCAGGCGCGCGCCGTCCTCAAGCTCGATCGCCAGGT of the Candidatus Kouleothrix ribensis genome contains:
- a CDS encoding DUF4331 domain-containing protein, which translates into the protein MLSIFALVGVFALLITLAPAATRASSHREAPLISKDPGADNTDLYAFVSPDKPDTVTIVANYIPLEEPAGGPNFAAFDDDVLYEIKIDNSGDAKEDITYQFRFRTKLRNPNTFLYNTGPIDSLDDKDWNMPQYYDVTRIKNGKSSTIGENIPTPPVNVGPRSTPNYEALAAAAVRRISDNVMVFAGQRDDPFFVDLGSIFDLAGLRPFNGAHLLPLDAAPGVDGVGGYNTHTIAIQVPIKDLTRTGKLAKNADDPVAVIGIYASASRQSRRVLRSDGSVQNSGKYVQVSRLGNPLINEVIIPLGKKDYWNASDPAGDKQFLKNYENPELAGIVNLLYGTALGSLGGAPARTTGRTDLSLILLTGVPLPGGKNLNFTGKTPADLLRLNTAIAPTAAVGKGDVLGVLNGDLAGFPNGRRLEDDVTDIELRAVADGYGSLLNSLFGLPNNSPNNLVGDGVNANDKPFLSAFPYVGTPHQGYEHDHHAVGSTTTPPIK
- a CDS encoding sigma-70 family RNA polymerase sigma factor, with product MQNAVAIRPAISRTGGKQRVESTRYTTADHDPLIGAASDTELLAWVCRGEEPALGGLYDRYHRLVYSIALRIVGEREQAEEVVQDVFQAVWQSAGGFQPGGSVAAWLIGIARHRAIDATRSRRFRARAREDQLDEAQVAHAAPAAESDAEVLIVRATVRAALAELPAAQRQAIELSYYGGLSHAEIADRLGEPVGTVKSRMRLGLLKLRDLLKAE
- a CDS encoding response regulator transcription factor, translating into MTERILIVEDEAEIADYLRRGLAFEGFAVELAGDGAAALAAARDRLPDLVVLDLMLPGLDGMEVARRLRAGSSVPIIMLTARDSVTDRVAGLECGADDYLVKPFAFEELLARIRVQLRRRHAQNTGELLRVGPLSLDLVAHEVRAGDQRVVFTAKEFELLELFMRHPRQVLTRDLLYERIWGYDFGGASNVIEVYIRALRQKLEQAGLPRLIHTIRGVGYVLRDDP
- a CDS encoding HAMP domain-containing protein, translated to MRTRPLSLRLRLALGYTAFFSVVLLLLGIGVVLAVRAALIDEIKRELAASSDLIQNDFDASNIKLADYFANPKFLDRTRPLSVEGLESPSLYVQAATTDGQVIVTSASLQRRTLPLGPELRARALAGADQIDETTLGEAPVLMLVRPLRDEQAIVGVLQVAQPLREINRTLQLLIISLAAISVLALLTALRGGAWLAARALLPVGQVAHTARQIVRAEDLAQRVPPATGSDELAQLTATVNEMLERLDTLFNSQRRFVADVSHELRTPLTAMRGNLELLRRGAARDPAALDAALAAMEREVNRLVRLASDLLLLAQAEAGVELRHEPVALDELVLEVVRDLAPLAGEVVLRPEVAEQVEVIGDRDRLKQALLNMAYNALQHTQPGGCVTIALADAGSRASLLVRDTGAGIADADLPYVFDRFFRADKARSRTVGGAGLGLAIVKWVAESHGGGVSAHSTLGQGSVFSMWLPVSPAAPYSSRPPPVGSRPPP